In Marinomonas posidonica IVIA-Po-181, a single window of DNA contains:
- a CDS encoding RNA polymerase factor sigma-54: MKQSLQLKLGQQLTMTPQLQQAIRLLQLSTLDLKQEIHEFLESNPLLELDDDETTSPELPTSIEAKTDTETNKDNNLNDNESGEEARLESEWTESIPEELSIDSNWDDTYQSSAAVSDSNSFDNEMDFESRNAPAESIQDHLIWQLNLTHMSDRDLEIAYAIVDCVQPDGYLSTTLEDILESLSLDLEELELDEIHAVQHRLQRFDPIGVCSTDLRDCLLVQFEAFQDHPLYKSTQNLISHYLPLLGSRDFVQLSRKTKLKDEALKEVIHLIQQLNPRPGSAIDEDDTDYVIPDVSVKKRNGTWQVELNNDALPPIKINETYSAMANTASTAEDVSYIKNSLQEAKWFMKSLQSRNETLLKVASCIVSRQIDFFELGEEAMKPMVLHDVAEEVGMHESTISRVTTQKYMHTPKGIFELKFFFSSHVNTASGGECSSTAIRAMIKKLVADEPAKKPLSDNKLATILADQGIQVARRTVAKYREAMNIPPSNERKRLI; the protein is encoded by the coding sequence ATGAAGCAGTCTTTACAGCTAAAGCTCGGTCAACAATTAACCATGACCCCACAACTGCAGCAAGCCATTCGCTTGCTGCAGCTTTCGACGCTGGATTTAAAGCAGGAAATTCACGAATTTCTTGAATCTAATCCATTACTCGAGCTAGACGATGACGAAACCACATCGCCTGAACTTCCCACTAGCATTGAAGCAAAAACGGACACCGAAACCAATAAGGACAACAATCTCAATGATAATGAATCAGGCGAAGAAGCACGTTTAGAATCCGAGTGGACAGAAAGCATCCCTGAAGAACTCTCCATTGATAGTAATTGGGATGACACTTATCAAAGTTCTGCGGCGGTCAGTGATTCCAATAGTTTTGACAATGAAATGGACTTCGAAAGCCGCAACGCCCCGGCTGAAAGCATTCAAGACCATTTGATCTGGCAATTGAACCTCACTCACATGTCCGATCGAGACCTGGAAATTGCTTACGCTATTGTGGATTGTGTTCAACCCGATGGGTATTTAAGCACCACGCTAGAAGACATTTTAGAATCTTTAAGCTTGGACCTTGAAGAGCTCGAGCTAGATGAGATTCACGCCGTACAACACAGATTACAAAGGTTTGATCCTATTGGCGTATGCTCAACCGACCTACGCGATTGCCTACTGGTTCAATTTGAAGCGTTTCAGGATCACCCTCTTTATAAAAGCACACAAAATCTGATTAGCCATTATCTACCTCTTTTAGGCAGCCGAGACTTTGTCCAACTAAGTCGCAAAACCAAGCTAAAAGACGAAGCGTTAAAAGAAGTCATTCATCTAATCCAACAACTTAACCCTCGACCTGGCTCCGCCATCGATGAAGACGATACGGATTATGTGATTCCTGATGTTTCAGTCAAAAAACGCAACGGCACCTGGCAGGTTGAGTTAAATAACGACGCTTTACCACCTATTAAAATCAATGAAACCTACTCTGCCATGGCAAATACCGCGTCAACGGCAGAAGATGTCAGCTATATTAAAAACTCTCTACAAGAAGCCAAATGGTTCATGAAGAGTTTACAAAGCCGTAATGAAACACTGTTAAAAGTCGCTAGCTGCATTGTCAGTCGACAAATTGATTTCTTTGAATTAGGTGAAGAAGCCATGAAACCCATGGTTCTTCATGATGTTGCGGAAGAAGTTGGGATGCACGAATCAACGATCTCACGTGTCACCACGCAAAAATATATGCACACACCAAAAGGCATTTTTGAGCTGAAATTCTTCTTCTCCAGCCATGTAAACACCGCTTCTGGTGGCGAATGTTCTTCCACCGCGATTCGAGCTATGATTAAAAAGTTGGTCGCCGATGAACCTGCTAAAAAACCGTTAAGCGATAACAAATTGGCCACCATTTTAGCCGATCAAGGCATTCAAGTTGCACGACGAACCGTTGCAAAATATCGAGAGGCGATGAACATCCCTCCTTCAAATGAACGTAAAAGATTGATTTAA